One region of Oreochromis aureus strain Israel breed Guangdong linkage group 19, ZZ_aureus, whole genome shotgun sequence genomic DNA includes:
- the LOC116327230 gene encoding procathepsin L-like — translation MKLLLVVAAVLAVSSCATISLEDLEFHAWRLKFGKSYDSPSEESHRKQIWLTNRKHVLMHNILADQGFKSYRLGMTYFADMENEEYKKLISRGCLGSFNASLPRRGSTFLRLPEGIDLPDTVDWRDKGYVTGVKDQMQCGSCWAFSATGALEGQHFRKTGILVSLSEQQLVDCSGAYGNEGCNGGWMDSAFRYIEANGGIDTEASYPYEAEDWLCRYNPASVGATCSGYVDVNKYDEEALKEAVATIGPVSVAIDASHASFQFYTSGVYDEPGCSSIELDHGVLAVGYGTENGHDYWLVKNSWGLGWGEKGYIKMSRNKHNQCGIASAASYPLV, via the exons ATGAAGTTGCtgcttgttgttgctgctgttctGGCTGTATCCAGCTGTGCCACCATCTCTCTGGAAGATCTGGAGTTTCATGCCTGGAGGCTCAAGTTTG GAAAATCCTACGACTCTCCATCAGAGGAGAGTCACCGGAAGCAGATCTGGCTCACCAACCGCAAACATGTGCTAATGCACAACATCTTGGCCGATCAGGGCTTCAAATCCTACCGCCTTGGTATGACCTACTTTGCTGACATG GAAAATGAAGAGTATAAAAAGCTGATTTCCCGGGGCTGCCTTGGCTCCTTCAATGCTTCTCTGCCTCGCCGTGGTTCTACCTTCCTTCGCCTGCCTGAAGGTATTGATCTGCCCGACACTGTTGACTGGAGGGATAAGGGATATGTCACTGGTGTCAAGGATCAGATGCAGTGTGGCTCCTGCTGGGCCTTCAGTGCA ACTGGTGCACTGGAGGGACAGCACTTCAGGAAGACAGGTATACTGGTGTCTCTGAGTGAGCAGCAGTTGGTCGACTGCTCTGGCGCTTATGGAAACGAGGGCTGCAATGGAGGCTGGATGGACTCTGCTTTCCGGTACATCGAAGCCAATGGAGGAATTGACACTGAGGCATCCTACCCTTATGAGGCTGAG GACTGGTTATGTCGCTACAACCCTGCAAGTGTTGGAGCCACGTGCAGCGGCTATGTTGATGTGAATAAATATGATGAAGAAGCCCTGAAGGAGGCTGTGGCCACCATCGGACCGGTTTCTGTAGCCATTGATGCTTCCCATGCATCCTTCCAGTTCTATACATCAG GAGTGTATGATGAACCTGGGTGCAGCAGCATAGAATTGGACCATGGTGTGCTGGCTGTGGGTTATGGTACTGAGAATGGACATGACTACTGGCTGGTCAAGAACAG CTGGGGTCTTGGATGGGGAGAGAAGGGATACATTAAGATGAGCAGGAACAAACACAACCAGTGTGGGATTGCTAGTGCAGCAAGCTACCCTCTGGTCTGA